The following is a genomic window from Novipirellula aureliae.
CCGCGTCAAACTCCATTTGCCTAGACAAGCTACCGCTGCTCGCATAACCCACGTAGGCAAATATCCTCATCATGTACCGCCCGATAGAGCCGATTACATAATTGATTGCCCATAGAAGTCCAAAAACGCTTGAGCCAATGTCCGAATTCGAGACCACATCGGCGACCATCTCATCACGATAAGCTTTGCGACTAGCCGAATGAACGAACCACCCATTCAAATTCGCCAACACGAAATGAACTCGCATTCCCGCACCTTGGCAAAAATGACCGAACTCATGAGCGATCACCGACGCCAATTGCTCGGCCGACTGGGTCGCGATCAAGGGGACGCCGAGCGTCAAAACCAAATTGTTCTTCTCGAAACTCAACATGCCATGGTCGAACGATGCTGATGCATTAAAACCACAATTCAGATCGATTCGAGAAGGAGGCGGTGTTCCCATCCGCTTGCAAATCTGATCCACAAACTCATACATCGTCGGCTGTGCTTCGCGAGTCAGCGTTCGTGTTTCAGGAGCTTTGTGCGTTCCCGAAAAGAGCGTTGCGATGGTTGCAAAGAACATGCTGACGATCGGAACCCAACACGCTAAGACAAGTAGCCCCAAACCGATTGCTCCAAACGCTAGAAACGGATTGGGCAATTGGCCCGTTGACTCTCTACCGCTCCAGGTATAGATACCAATGAACATGAACACGGTCGAGACCAGGACGATGATTGTAAATAGGCTCGGCAGAAAAAGCATCATTGCTGCGGTACCGAGCAAGCTGTGGCCATAGGACCAATTTTGCACAACGGGTTCGAAATCACCACGAAAACATGTCTCAATTTGAGCAGGCGTTAACTTCGCAGCGAGCGCTGCCGTCCGCATCCGCTGTTGTGCCAAGACCGCTTCATTCACACTTTCGGTTGCGGCATCAAGTGCTTTGAAGAAATCGTCGCTGTCGTCAACCACGGGGCTGACGTCAGCTACGGGCTCGGCAGGCAATTCCGGGGCATTCGAAAGGTTGGCTAATTGTGATGCCAGGTTCTTTGCCACGGCTTTTTTATCGGTCGCTGCGTTTTTCGCAATCGCATCGCCGACTCCATCACCAAATGTTGGTTTTGATGTTGGTTGGGGCAAACGAGTTGTCGGCATGGGACCGATGTTTTCCTTCGCCGTTTGCCTTGGTGCCGGTGGCGATGGCTTGGGAATCTCGATCATTTTGCTGCACTGGTTGCATTTGGCGCGTCGCCCGGCTGCGTCGGGGCGAGCCTTCAAAAGGGTTTGGCAACCAGGGCACTTGAACCGTATCACCGCTTGACTCCAAAGTAAGTCGAAAAACCTCAGCCGTTCAGCCGGCGAACGAATTGCGTTCGCAAAGCCTTCAAGAGAAGCATTGTACACCCTGTTTGCGGTCGCCCCTAGCTATCGAAGCAAGCGATGGTGTTTGGTTGTGGGTCGGCCTAACGATCCACTTGGATCTGTCGCGGTTCGATCTTGGCCGCGGCATAGCGAACTTCGATTTTTGTTTGATCGACGGTTTGATCGACAAATCGGGTGGCCTCTTGACGCGATGGGAACCATGCAAAAACGGTCGGTCCCCAACTACTTTGCCCGACACCAGTCGCACCGTTTTGTTTTAGCTTATCGACCAACCGCGTGATCGATGGGCCGTTGTAGGCGCCACCTTGCACTGACGAGAACAACATTCCACTGGCATGGTTGTAGGCCTCGACCGCTTCGGCGAACCGACCAAAATCCGATGCTCGTGCAGCTGGAAAGAGCTGCTTTGTCGCTGTTTCTCGCAGTTTGGCTTGAGATGCTTTGGATGCTGGTTTCAGTTTGTCGAAATGAGTCTGCTCCAGTTGGCCACTTACGAAACAAGGTGAGCTTGACTCTTGGAATAGTCCCACACACCATGAGGCAGGGATGGCCGTTCGATCGATGATGGGATTGATCGACGCGTTATTGACGCGATTCGATGTTCCCTCCAACACCAATCCACCGTTAAAATAGCCATGAATTCCGACGGCGGAGCGTTTGCCTCGACGCGCTACCGTCAACGCAATCTGTTCGGCGGATAAGTCGACATCGAAAAGTCGGCACATCGCTTCGGCAACGGCTAACGATAACTGGGTTCCGCTG
Proteins encoded in this region:
- a CDS encoding M48 family metalloprotease; translation: MIRFKCPGCQTLLKARPDAAGRRAKCNQCSKMIEIPKPSPPAPRQTAKENIGPMPTTRLPQPTSKPTFGDGVGDAIAKNAATDKKAVAKNLASQLANLSNAPELPAEPVADVSPVVDDSDDFFKALDAATESVNEAVLAQQRMRTAALAAKLTPAQIETCFRGDFEPVVQNWSYGHSLLGTAAMMLFLPSLFTIIVLVSTVFMFIGIYTWSGRESTGQLPNPFLAFGAIGLGLLVLACWVPIVSMFFATIATLFSGTHKAPETRTLTREAQPTMYEFVDQICKRMGTPPPSRIDLNCGFNASASFDHGMLSFEKNNLVLTLGVPLIATQSAEQLASVIAHEFGHFCQGAGMRVHFVLANLNGWFVHSASRKAYRDEMVADVVSNSDIGSSVFGLLWAINYVIGSIGRYMMRIFAYVGYASSGSLSRQMEFDADRYAVHLAGSKAFCESETSAQQFGVAYRVSVMNLQMLYQAGILVDNIPRLVQHIGKTMPATTIERIAKASEQERINAFDTHPPSRDRKRAAMELAKPGIVKVGRPARDLIDRWTDLCENITLDFYREVTGMKISKQNVSKLEDVLAAEHKLLLDKE
- a CDS encoding GHMP family kinase ATP-binding protein, giving the protein MTSIQVRVTTGSRLHLGLLDTVEPFGGVGLMIDQPVTEVTAVRTSQYQRPNVASHRINAIAENFRTVAGQTELPPCQIHVHHQPKPHCGLGSGTQLSLAVAEAMCRLFDVDLSAEQIALTVARRGKRSAVGIHGYFNGGLVLEGTSNRVNNASINPIIDRTAIPASWCVGLFQESSSPCFVSGQLEQTHFDKLKPASKASQAKLRETATKQLFPAARASDFGRFAEAVEAYNHASGMLFSSVQGGAYNGPSITRLVDKLKQNGATGVGQSSWGPTVFAWFPSRQEATRFVDQTVDQTKIEVRYAAAKIEPRQIQVDR